One Corynebacterium efficiens YS-314 DNA segment encodes these proteins:
- the tviB gene encoding Vi polysaccharide biosynthesis UDP-N-acetylglucosamine C-6 dehydrogenase TviB — protein sequence MSTPKISDVKIAVIGLGYVGLPLAVEFGKQFPVIGYDINETRIAELKEGVDKTLESSKEELISATQLQFTANPEDLRAANVYLVTTPTPIDEHKKPDLRIILAATRTIASTMNPGDIVIYESTVYPGVTEEECVPVIEKVSGLKFNESFYAGYSPERINPGDKIHRLPNIVKITSGSTPEVAEFVDELYRTIITAGTHKASSIKVAEAAKVIENTQRDVNIALINELALLFNKMDIDTQAVLEAAGTKWNFLPFRPGLVGGHCIGVDPYYLTHKAQAVGHNPEIILAGRRLNDSMGQYIASQLVKAMLRKSTRIENARVLILGLTFKENTPDIRNTRVVDIIAELEDYGISVDAYDPWAAPFEVEHEYGITLKSELEPSTYDSVIVAVAHREFIEMGAQAIRDLGKPESIVYDLKYVLDKAESDLRL from the coding sequence ATGAGCACACCTAAAATATCCGATGTAAAAATTGCTGTGATTGGCCTAGGGTACGTGGGGTTACCTCTCGCAGTGGAGTTTGGGAAGCAGTTTCCCGTTATTGGATATGACATCAATGAAACCCGAATCGCGGAATTAAAAGAGGGTGTTGACAAAACTCTTGAGTCCTCTAAAGAAGAGCTTATTTCAGCTACGCAGCTGCAATTCACGGCAAACCCAGAGGATCTTCGTGCTGCAAACGTTTACCTCGTAACGACCCCTACGCCCATTGATGAGCACAAGAAACCCGATCTCAGGATCATTCTTGCTGCGACCCGCACAATTGCATCAACTATGAATCCTGGCGATATTGTCATCTACGAATCTACGGTTTATCCGGGCGTAACCGAGGAAGAGTGTGTGCCGGTAATTGAAAAGGTTAGCGGACTGAAGTTCAATGAATCTTTCTACGCAGGCTACAGTCCAGAACGAATCAACCCAGGCGACAAAATACACCGTTTGCCAAATATTGTGAAGATAACCTCTGGATCCACACCAGAGGTCGCAGAGTTTGTAGATGAGTTGTATCGAACCATCATCACTGCTGGAACGCACAAGGCCTCAAGCATCAAGGTAGCAGAAGCTGCGAAGGTAATTGAAAATACTCAGCGTGACGTCAACATCGCATTGATCAACGAATTGGCACTGCTTTTCAACAAGATGGATATTGATACTCAGGCTGTTCTGGAGGCAGCGGGAACTAAGTGGAATTTCCTGCCATTCCGCCCCGGCCTCGTGGGTGGCCATTGTATTGGTGTTGACCCTTACTACTTGACACATAAGGCGCAGGCAGTTGGGCATAATCCCGAGATCATTCTTGCCGGAAGGCGACTAAATGATTCGATGGGTCAGTACATTGCCAGCCAGTTAGTCAAAGCAATGCTCCGTAAGTCCACGCGTATTGAGAACGCGCGAGTTTTGATTCTCGGACTTACATTCAAAGAGAATACTCCGGATATTCGTAATACACGCGTGGTGGACATCATCGCGGAACTGGAAGACTACGGCATTTCAGTTGATGCTTATGATCCCTGGGCTGCCCCATTCGAAGTAGAGCACGAGTACGGGATAACTCTTAAAAGTGAATTGGAACCTTCAACCTATGATTCCGTAATCGTTGCGGTTGCCCACAGGGAATTCATCGAAATGGGAGCACAAGCAATTCGTGATCTCGGAAAACCTGAATCTATTGTTTATGACCTCAAATACGTGCTCGATAAGGCCGAGTCCGACCTACGTCTTTAA
- a CDS encoding succinate dehydrogenase cytochrome b subunit — MTVRNPDREAIRHGYITTEALRQRPAYPTWAMKLTMAITGLIFGGFVLVHMIGNLKFFMPDYGADSTHPGERQIDVYGSFLREIGEPLFPYESILWILRIILLVALVLHIYCAFALTSRSRHSRGKFSRTGMMGGYNTFATRTMLVTGIVLLAFIIFHVLDLTVGVQPAAPETFEHGAVYANLIATFSRWPVAIWYIIANLVLFVHLSHGIWVAVSDLGITGRRWRAILLAVAYIVPALVLIGNVSIPLVIALGWIS, encoded by the coding sequence ATGACTGTTAGAAATCCCGACCGTGAGGCAATCCGTCACGGATACATTACGACGGAGGCGCTGCGTCAGCGCCCCGCATACCCGACATGGGCAATGAAGCTGACCATGGCCATCACCGGCCTGATCTTCGGTGGCTTCGTTCTCGTCCACATGATCGGAAACCTGAAATTCTTCATGCCGGATTATGGAGCCGACTCCACACATCCGGGTGAACGCCAGATCGATGTTTACGGCTCGTTCCTGCGTGAGATCGGTGAACCGCTCTTCCCATACGAGTCCATCCTCTGGATCCTTCGTATCATCCTGCTGGTTGCTCTCGTGCTGCACATCTACTGTGCCTTCGCACTGACTTCCCGCTCCCGCCACTCCCGCGGCAAGTTCAGCCGCACCGGAATGATGGGTGGATACAACACCTTTGCCACCCGCACCATGCTGGTCACCGGCATCGTGCTGCTTGCCTTCATCATCTTCCACGTCCTCGACCTGACCGTCGGCGTTCAGCCCGCGGCCCCGGAGACCTTCGAACATGGTGCGGTCTACGCCAACCTGATTGCCACCTTCAGCCGCTGGCCTGTGGCTATCTGGTACATCATTGCCAACCTGGTGCTCTTCGTGCACCTGTCCCACGGTATCTGGGTTGCGGTCAGCGACCTCGGTATCACGGGCCGTCGTTGGAGGGCGATCCTGCTGGCAGTTGCCTACATCGTCCCGGCACTGGTTCTGATCGGCAATGTCTCTATTCCGCTCGTGATCGCACTCGGCTGGATTAGCTAG
- a CDS encoding glycosyltransferase family 2 protein — translation MNSKNVSFSVLIPFFNDSATIRRALDSISNQTLLPAEVIIVDDASTEVENAKLREILIEYSHLQPSLIVLPENQGPSTARNAGWKNATADFVAFLDADDSWHPSKLELQANTLQKNPEIVLLGTARSYREDSHPENEKESRISLITPAKQLFRNRFVTSSVVVSRTINNRFNENLRYSEDNDLWCRVILATHLAANLQSFLTFYHKPIRSAEGASGQYLKMFQGQYRVFQGLYEDSLISIPLLSLAISSAAVRFGRRMLLVSVDKLRNFGNQTSNNGTLTRSKRK, via the coding sequence ATGAACTCAAAAAATGTGAGTTTTTCGGTATTAATTCCGTTCTTCAATGATTCAGCTACAATTCGCAGAGCTTTAGATTCCATAAGTAACCAAACGTTATTACCAGCAGAAGTAATAATAGTAGATGACGCAAGTACCGAAGTCGAAAACGCAAAATTGAGAGAAATACTCATAGAGTATTCCCATCTCCAGCCCTCCCTAATCGTTCTGCCTGAGAATCAGGGTCCCTCTACGGCTCGAAATGCAGGATGGAAAAACGCAACAGCGGATTTTGTAGCCTTTTTAGATGCGGATGACTCCTGGCATCCTTCCAAACTGGAATTGCAAGCTAATACTTTACAAAAAAACCCGGAAATAGTACTGCTTGGAACGGCTAGGAGTTATAGAGAAGATTCCCATCCGGAAAATGAAAAAGAATCTCGAATTAGTCTAATTACACCTGCAAAACAGTTATTTCGGAATCGTTTCGTGACCTCATCTGTGGTTGTAAGCAGGACTATTAATAACCGTTTTAATGAGAATTTACGATATTCTGAAGATAATGACTTGTGGTGCAGAGTCATCCTTGCTACCCATTTAGCTGCAAATCTTCAAAGTTTTCTAACCTTTTACCACAAGCCCATCCGCAGTGCGGAAGGAGCCAGTGGCCAATACCTCAAAATGTTCCAAGGTCAATACCGCGTATTTCAGGGGCTATACGAGGACTCTCTTATATCAATTCCTCTTCTCTCTCTTGCTATCAGTTCAGCAGCTGTGAGATTTGGTCGGCGAATGCTGCTGGTTTCGGTGGACAAGTTACGAAATTTTGGAAATCAAACATCCAACAATGGAACACTTACTCGCTCCAAAAGAAAATAG
- the ramB gene encoding acetate metabolism transcriptional regulator RamB: MGKTYVGSRLRQLRRERDLSQASLAATLGLSASYVNQIEHDVRPLTVPVLLRITEAFGVDATFFSRDDDSRLLAEVQDVMLDREINPSSIELQELSEMVYNHPQLARAMVEMHRRYRNVRDKLSIAVDNRHNSPEERRPIAEAVSMPHEEVRDFIYARQNYFDTLDRRAEAIAAQLGWQPYDARAMEDAITRRLQLDHNVTIENSTEESGVLHHFNTETRVLNVHARLTPGQKAFRLATELGYLEANDLIEGIVDDGHWTTPEARTLAIRGVASYFAAAVMLPYKLFHSEAERSGYDIEYLGQVFGVGYETTAHRLSTLQRPNLRGIPFTFVRVDRAGNMSKRQSATGFHFTHYGGTCPLWNVFETFTNPEKVLRQFAQMPDGRNYLWISRTVRHHQARFGDTGKLFAIGLGCEARHADRTVYSRGFNLQDLSTATPIGSGCRVCTRENCAQRAFPSVHKRIDIDAHESTVAPY; the protein is encoded by the coding sequence ATGGGTAAGACATATGTAGGGTCCAGGCTGCGCCAACTGCGCCGGGAACGCGACCTCAGCCAGGCCTCCCTGGCCGCCACGCTGGGGCTTTCTGCAAGTTATGTGAATCAGATCGAACACGATGTACGGCCACTGACCGTCCCTGTGCTCCTGCGCATCACCGAGGCCTTCGGTGTGGATGCCACCTTCTTCTCCCGCGATGATGATTCCCGTCTGCTCGCGGAGGTGCAGGATGTCATGCTCGACCGGGAGATCAACCCCTCGAGCATCGAGCTGCAGGAACTGTCAGAGATGGTCTACAACCATCCGCAGCTGGCGCGCGCCATGGTGGAGATGCACCGCCGCTACCGCAATGTGCGGGACAAGCTCTCCATCGCGGTGGACAACCGGCACAACTCCCCTGAGGAACGCCGCCCCATCGCCGAGGCCGTGAGCATGCCGCATGAGGAGGTCCGTGACTTCATCTATGCGCGCCAGAACTACTTCGACACCCTCGACCGCCGCGCGGAGGCGATCGCCGCCCAGCTCGGCTGGCAGCCCTATGATGCGCGCGCCATGGAGGATGCCATCACCCGGCGCCTCCAGCTGGATCACAATGTGACCATCGAGAACTCCACCGAGGAATCCGGGGTGCTCCACCACTTCAACACCGAGACCCGCGTGCTCAACGTCCACGCCCGCCTCACCCCGGGCCAGAAGGCCTTCCGCCTGGCCACCGAACTGGGCTACCTGGAGGCCAATGACCTCATCGAGGGCATCGTCGACGACGGCCACTGGACCACCCCCGAGGCCCGCACCCTGGCCATTCGCGGTGTGGCCTCCTACTTCGCCGCCGCGGTCATGCTGCCCTACAAACTCTTCCACTCCGAGGCCGAACGCTCCGGCTACGACATCGAATACCTGGGCCAGGTTTTCGGCGTGGGCTATGAAACCACCGCCCACCGCCTGTCCACCCTGCAACGACCCAACCTGCGCGGCATCCCGTTCACCTTCGTGCGAGTTGATCGCGCCGGCAACATGTCCAAACGCCAATCCGCCACCGGATTCCACTTCACCCACTACGGCGGCACCTGCCCCCTGTGGAACGTGTTCGAGACCTTCACCAACCCCGAGAAGGTGCTGCGACAGTTCGCGCAGATGCCCGACGGCAGGAACTACCTGTGGATCTCACGCACCGTGCGCCACCACCAGGCCCGCTTCGGTGACACCGGCAAACTCTTCGCCATCGGCCTGGGTTGCGAGGCCCGCCACGCCGACCGCACCGTGTACTCCCGCGGCTTCAACCTCCAGGACCTCTCCACCGCCACCCCCATCGGCTCCGGCTGCCGCGTGTGCACCCGCGAGAACTGCGCCCAACGCGCCTTCCCCTCCGTGCACAAACGCATCGACATCGATGCGCATGAGTCGACGGTGGCGCCGTACTAG
- a CDS encoding oligosaccharide flippase family protein, which translates to MKRTTKFSYILVISGTISSAFSKWFLVWLFAQSDGGAEAVGLYSMVLAVATPLFVTAQLGLRTIFVSHETRWPWSTYLFLRGMGTFIGMTILLTYVFFTANVPFYLGLAITLLKIADSISDIYAARLQYFHQIQTLGLLSILSSLITILLASISVYVFHSVTWAIVAAAMTSAIFAMAHALLGRRFEYASVHEKGGYRGIIQASIPVTASQFLSTFLFQIPVLFLGMISNPQTVGVFAASAYLLTIANIFGSSLQTILNTPFRREREKNGVKAVARRAFAVTRSIAFIGIIPVILVAFWGSKLFQVIYGPAFAIPVLPIVLISLAALLNIMAYVQSVTLNVLNRYSIVTWSMAGSCLVAVLNGLIAFFVGVPDLTIGAICAFSGSVTRALFMAVIVSRVTEKIQ; encoded by the coding sequence GTGAAACGCACCACTAAGTTTTCATACATTCTAGTAATCAGCGGGACAATATCTTCCGCTTTCTCGAAGTGGTTTCTAGTATGGTTATTTGCCCAGTCGGACGGGGGGGCTGAAGCGGTTGGTTTATATAGTATGGTTTTGGCTGTGGCGACCCCCCTTTTCGTCACAGCCCAGCTGGGGCTAAGAACTATTTTTGTTTCTCATGAGACTCGATGGCCCTGGTCTACTTACCTATTTCTCCGTGGCATGGGCACGTTCATAGGGATGACCATACTTCTCACCTATGTATTCTTCACAGCCAATGTACCTTTTTATTTAGGATTGGCTATTACTTTACTAAAAATAGCTGATTCCATAAGCGATATTTATGCTGCCCGCTTGCAGTATTTCCATCAGATCCAGACCCTGGGTCTGCTGTCTATTTTATCATCGTTGATTACCATCCTTCTCGCCTCAATCAGTGTGTATGTATTTCATTCTGTAACTTGGGCGATAGTGGCTGCAGCGATGACCTCAGCAATCTTTGCCATGGCACACGCTTTACTGGGGCGCCGATTTGAATACGCAAGTGTGCACGAAAAGGGTGGATACAGAGGAATTATCCAAGCCAGCATCCCTGTGACTGCTTCACAGTTTCTATCCACTTTCCTGTTTCAAATTCCTGTGCTTTTTCTGGGTATGATTAGCAACCCTCAGACGGTAGGTGTATTCGCGGCGAGCGCTTACCTACTCACTATCGCGAATATTTTTGGGTCATCTTTACAAACAATATTAAATACTCCATTTCGGCGTGAACGGGAAAAGAACGGGGTGAAGGCGGTCGCGAGACGTGCATTCGCGGTTACGCGATCAATCGCTTTCATCGGAATTATACCAGTCATTCTGGTGGCATTCTGGGGCTCCAAATTGTTTCAAGTTATATATGGCCCTGCTTTCGCAATCCCCGTCCTACCGATTGTTCTAATAAGCCTTGCAGCATTGTTGAATATTATGGCGTATGTTCAGAGTGTCACTTTGAATGTCCTTAACCGATATAGCATAGTGACTTGGTCTATGGCGGGAAGCTGTTTAGTGGCAGTATTAAACGGCTTAATCGCTTTTTTTGTAGGCGTTCCCGACTTAACTATTGGAGCAATCTGCGCATTTTCGGGCTCTGTAACTCGAGCACTTTTTATGGCTGTCATCGTATCCCGAGTCACTGAAAAAATTCAGTAA
- a CDS encoding IS3 family transposase (programmed frameshift): MPSKTYTEEFKRDAVALYENSPGASIQTIAADLGINRATLHNWLKKYGTGARTKTGTAESPSSMSVTEAERIRQLEREVSRLREERDILRKAAKYFAEGDELVIRFQFVDDAQKNHSVKRICEVLKLNRSSYYKWKNSSSARRKRLISDAILGARVTTVFTAENGCYGAKRITAELKDQIDHDPVNHKRVARIMRSLKLCGYTKKRKVTTTVSDQKKPVFPDLVGRKFTADKPNQLYVGDITYLPIADGSNMYLATVIDCYSRRLVGFSIADHMRTSLVQDALLMAKGQRGNLKGAIFHSDHGSVYTSNAFQDACKDLGIKQSMGSIGTSADNALAESFNAALKREVLQDSKTFMNQLLCRRDVFRWCTRYNTVRRHSWCRYLAPAVFEERGPAILKSAS, translated from the exons ATGCCAAGCAAGACCTACACAGAGGAGTTCAAGCGCGACGCTGTCGCCTTGTATGAGAACTCCCCAGGGGCTTCGATTCAGACCATTGCCGCTGACCTCGGGATCAACCGGGCTACCCTTCATAACTGGTTAAAGAAGTACGGGACAGGTGCGCGCACCAAAACCGGCACCGCGGAGTCGCCCTCGTCGATGTCGGTGACCGAGGCTGAGCGGATCCGCCAACTAGAACGGGAAGTCAGCCGACTGCGCGAAGAGCGTGACATCCTGCGGAAAGCAGCCAAATATTTCGCGGAAG GAGACGAACTGGTGATCCGCTTCCAGTTCGTTGACGACGCCCAGAAGAACCATTCGGTTAAGCGGATATGTGAAGTCCTGAAACTCAACAGGTCCTCCTATTACAAATGGAAAAACAGCAGCTCAGCCCGGAGAAAACGACTCATATCCGACGCCATCCTCGGTGCACGGGTCACGACTGTCTTCACCGCCGAAAATGGTTGCTACGGGGCCAAACGGATCACGGCCGAACTCAAAGATCAGATAGATCATGACCCCGTGAATCACAAGCGGGTCGCCCGGATCATGCGCTCGTTGAAACTGTGTGGATACACCAAGAAACGCAAGGTCACCACCACCGTGTCCGATCAGAAGAAACCAGTGTTTCCTGACCTTGTCGGTCGGAAATTCACCGCCGACAAGCCGAACCAGCTCTACGTCGGGGACATTACCTACCTACCGATCGCGGATGGGTCGAATATGTACCTGGCCACGGTTATTGATTGTTATTCCCGCAGGTTGGTGGGTTTTTCTATCGCAGATCACATGCGCACGAGCTTGGTCCAGGATGCGCTGCTGATGGCCAAGGGCCAGCGCGGAAACCTCAAGGGTGCGATTTTTCACTCGGACCACGGCAGTGTTTATACGTCGAACGCATTCCAGGACGCCTGTAAAGACCTCGGGATTAAGCAGTCGATGGGATCAATCGGGACCAGTGCTGACAACGCCCTCGCGGAGTCCTTCAACGCAGCACTGAAGCGGGAAGTCCTCCAGGATTCCAAGACATTCATGAACCAGTTGCTCTGTCGCCGGGACGTCTTCCGCTGGTGTACCCGCTATAACACGGTGCGCCGGCATTCCTGGTGCAGATATCTCGCCCCTGCGGTGTTTGAGGAGCGTGGTCCTGCTATCCTGAAATCTGCTTCCTGA
- a CDS encoding NAD-dependent epimerase/dehydratase family protein, with amino-acid sequence MKILVTGGAGFIGSNLVKQLQKDGVSDVAVIDDFSTGFRKNLDGLDITLFEGSILDRELLAEATRGAHAVVHLAARPSVPRSIQDPVASHHANATGTLYVLEAARVENAHVTLASSSSVYGANKVLPKSEKLRAMPISPYAVSKLATETYALAYSAVYDLPVLPFRFFNVYGPGQAAGHAYAAVIPAFVDAALKGLPLPIQGDGLQTRDFTFVDTVTQTISRAAREHIRSEDSVNLAFGTRHSLLDVIEVMEEILGSPLDRDHKESRTGDVRDSQAANDQLISLFPEINPVGLSEGIAKTIEWFRKK; translated from the coding sequence TTGAAAATTCTCGTCACAGGTGGCGCTGGTTTCATTGGCTCAAACCTTGTAAAACAGCTCCAAAAAGACGGTGTATCCGATGTTGCTGTTATTGATGATTTTTCGACGGGTTTTCGAAAAAACCTTGATGGTCTAGACATCACATTGTTCGAAGGTTCTATTTTAGATCGGGAACTACTAGCGGAAGCGACCCGAGGTGCTCACGCAGTAGTTCACCTCGCAGCGCGCCCATCCGTACCACGATCGATTCAAGATCCCGTCGCTTCACACCATGCGAATGCAACAGGAACCCTATATGTTCTTGAGGCTGCCCGCGTAGAAAATGCCCACGTCACGCTGGCATCGTCTTCTTCGGTTTATGGCGCTAATAAGGTTCTGCCCAAATCAGAAAAGCTCCGTGCGATGCCAATCAGCCCATATGCAGTTAGCAAACTGGCGACTGAGACCTATGCTTTGGCATATAGTGCTGTCTATGATCTCCCGGTGCTTCCCTTTAGGTTTTTCAATGTGTACGGTCCAGGACAGGCTGCTGGGCACGCCTACGCGGCAGTAATTCCTGCGTTTGTAGATGCGGCTCTAAAGGGTCTTCCACTACCGATCCAAGGTGATGGTTTGCAAACTAGAGACTTTACATTCGTGGACACAGTAACTCAGACCATTTCTCGGGCTGCGAGAGAACACATCCGATCAGAAGATTCCGTAAACCTCGCTTTTGGAACGAGGCACTCACTTCTGGATGTCATCGAGGTAATGGAGGAAATACTGGGTTCTCCCCTAGATCGGGACCATAAAGAGTCTCGAACCGGTGATGTGAGAGATTCACAAGCTGCAAACGACCAATTAATCTCTCTCTTCCCTGAGATTAACCCCGTGGGCCTCTCCGAGGGTATCGCTAAAACCATCGAGTGGTTCAGGAAGAAGTAA
- a CDS encoding polysaccharide pyruvyl transferase family protein has translation MKDSKSRDSRRVQAVGSYGYQNFGDDLFVNTLMQRSAEIWPGAKMRTFAPLKSNVYAQPNALGKLLRAGTALAGLMWADTISLCGGSIMQDVKGIARWRQHALPFKRVEALGVSIGPFQNPEAESRVKDLADQVDRLVVRDPSSAERALTLGFTTDRTLLGGDLVALNRSIKKSDSKSGAISICPSAASRTEFSVLYHEVRKGLQQVSEFYDAKPDVNILALASTPTANDEPIGQLLSEKLTELGYSVKFVPYSAVGIRGMIEILTESSMVWSQRLHGAIVSYLADVPFLLDGHHAKCIDFAEDIRLNSKLLVNVADGWGAGIRALLDDETRSGMSPTGYKRRAEEAYTGATALE, from the coding sequence ATGAAGGATTCTAAATCAAGGGATTCTCGACGGGTTCAAGCAGTCGGATCTTACGGATATCAGAATTTTGGTGACGATCTTTTCGTTAATACTCTGATGCAACGATCCGCAGAAATCTGGCCTGGAGCTAAAATGCGCACTTTTGCTCCCTTAAAATCTAATGTGTATGCACAACCGAACGCGCTGGGAAAGTTGCTAAGGGCTGGCACAGCTCTGGCAGGTTTAATGTGGGCCGATACGATTTCCCTTTGCGGCGGTTCCATTATGCAAGATGTAAAAGGAATAGCTCGATGGCGTCAACATGCATTGCCTTTTAAACGGGTTGAGGCACTAGGGGTGTCCATTGGTCCTTTTCAAAATCCGGAAGCTGAAAGTCGGGTAAAGGATTTAGCAGATCAAGTCGATCGCCTTGTAGTCCGTGATCCCTCTTCTGCCGAAAGAGCTCTAACGCTAGGTTTCACTACAGACCGCACTCTATTAGGAGGCGATCTCGTAGCCCTAAACAGATCAATTAAGAAGAGTGATTCTAAGTCTGGAGCTATATCCATTTGCCCTTCGGCAGCTTCTCGAACTGAGTTTTCGGTCCTATATCACGAGGTACGAAAAGGGCTCCAGCAGGTGTCGGAATTTTACGATGCTAAGCCTGACGTGAATATTCTAGCCCTAGCATCCACTCCTACTGCAAACGATGAGCCTATAGGTCAGTTGTTAAGTGAAAAGCTGACCGAGCTAGGGTACTCGGTAAAGTTTGTACCTTATTCAGCAGTCGGAATTAGAGGCATGATTGAAATTTTAACTGAAAGTTCAATGGTATGGTCTCAACGCTTGCATGGAGCGATAGTTTCATATCTTGCCGATGTTCCTTTTTTGTTAGATGGCCATCACGCGAAATGCATTGATTTTGCGGAAGATATTAGGTTAAATTCTAAGCTATTGGTTAACGTAGCTGACGGCTGGGGCGCTGGGATTAGAGCCCTTCTCGATGATGAGACCCGAAGTGGTATGTCTCCTACTGGATATAAACGCCGAGCCGAAGAGGCTTATACTGGTGCAACTGCCCTGGAATAG
- the lpdA gene encoding dihydrolipoyl dehydrogenase: MTEHYDVVVLGAGPGGYVSAIRAAQLGKKVAVIEKQYWGGVCLNVGCIPSKALIKNAEIAHIFNHEKKTFGINGEVTFNYEDAHKRSRGVSDKIVGGVHYLMKKNKITEIDGFGTFKDAKTIEVTDGKDAGKTVTFDDCIIATGSVVNSLRGVEFSENVVSYEEQILNPVAPKKMVIVGGGAIGMEFAYVLGNYGVDVTLIEFMDRVLPNEDPEVSKVIAKAYKKMGIKLLPGHATTAVRDNGDSVEVDYQKKGSDKTETITVDRVLISVGFRPRVEGFGLENTGVKLTERGAIDIDEHMRTNVDGIYAIGDVTAKLQLAHVAEAQGIVAAETLAGAETQTLGDYMMMPRATFCNPQVASFGYTEEQAKEKWPDREIKVSSFPFSANGKAVGLAETDGFAKIVADAEFGELLGGHIVGANASELLNELVLAQNWDLTTEEISRSVHIHPTLSEAVKEAAHGVNGHMINF, from the coding sequence GTGACTGAACATTATGACGTAGTAGTACTCGGAGCTGGCCCCGGTGGCTATGTCTCCGCCATCCGCGCCGCGCAGCTCGGTAAGAAAGTTGCGGTTATCGAGAAGCAGTACTGGGGAGGTGTCTGCCTGAATGTGGGTTGTATCCCATCTAAGGCGTTGATCAAGAACGCTGAGATCGCCCACATCTTCAACCATGAGAAGAAGACCTTCGGCATCAACGGCGAGGTCACCTTCAACTACGAGGATGCCCACAAGCGTTCCCGTGGTGTCTCCGACAAGATCGTCGGCGGTGTTCACTACTTGATGAAGAAGAACAAGATCACCGAGATCGACGGTTTCGGCACCTTCAAGGATGCCAAGACCATCGAGGTGACCGATGGTAAGGATGCCGGCAAGACCGTCACCTTCGATGACTGCATCATCGCCACCGGTTCCGTGGTCAACTCCCTCCGTGGTGTTGAGTTCTCCGAGAACGTGGTCTCCTACGAGGAGCAGATCCTCAACCCGGTGGCGCCTAAGAAGATGGTCATCGTCGGTGGCGGCGCCATCGGTATGGAATTCGCCTACGTTCTGGGCAACTACGGTGTGGACGTAACCCTCATCGAGTTCATGGACCGCGTTCTGCCGAACGAGGATCCAGAGGTGTCCAAGGTTATCGCCAAGGCCTACAAGAAGATGGGCATCAAGCTCCTCCCGGGCCACGCAACCACCGCGGTGCGCGACAATGGCGATTCCGTTGAGGTCGATTACCAGAAGAAGGGCTCGGACAAGACCGAGACCATCACCGTCGACCGTGTTCTTATCTCCGTCGGCTTCCGCCCACGCGTCGAGGGCTTCGGCCTGGAGAACACCGGCGTCAAGCTCACCGAACGCGGTGCCATCGACATTGATGAGCATATGCGCACCAACGTCGACGGCATCTACGCCATCGGTGACGTCACCGCCAAGCTGCAGCTGGCACACGTCGCCGAGGCACAGGGCATTGTCGCCGCCGAGACACTCGCCGGCGCAGAAACCCAGACCCTGGGCGACTACATGATGATGCCGCGTGCCACCTTCTGCAACCCACAGGTTGCCTCCTTCGGTTACACCGAGGAGCAGGCCAAGGAGAAGTGGCCGGATCGAGAGATCAAGGTGTCCTCCTTCCCGTTCTCCGCGAACGGCAAGGCCGTCGGCCTGGCTGAGACCGATGGTTTCGCCAAGATCGTCGCCGACGCTGAGTTCGGTGAACTGCTGGGTGGCCACATTGTCGGTGCCAACGCCTCCGAGCTGCTCAACGAGCTGGTGCTGGCCCAGAACTGGGATCTCACCACCGAGGAGATCAGCCGCAGCGTCCACATCCACCCGACCCTGTCGGAGGCTGTCAAGGAAGCTGCCCACGGCGTCAACGGCCACATGATCAACTTCTAA
- the ybaK gene encoding Cys-tRNA(Pro) deacylase, with product MARKVDNSAATPALIKLTADQIPYELDIHGFDTKSDKGFGLDAAETMGVDPARVFKTLMAEIDGEHVVAIVPVSTTLNLKALAKAGGGKRAEMMDRSRAQVVTGYVPGGISPIGQKHPHRVFLDESAILQETIYISAGRRGWSLIMAPDDVLRAAGGQYADIADH from the coding sequence ATGGCAAGGAAAGTCGACAACAGCGCCGCTACCCCCGCATTGATTAAGCTCACTGCGGACCAGATCCCGTATGAGTTGGACATCCATGGGTTCGACACGAAATCAGATAAGGGCTTCGGTCTCGATGCCGCCGAGACCATGGGCGTTGATCCAGCCCGGGTGTTCAAAACCCTCATGGCGGAGATCGATGGGGAACATGTGGTGGCCATTGTTCCGGTCAGCACCACGCTCAACCTCAAGGCTCTGGCGAAGGCCGGCGGGGGCAAGCGGGCCGAGATGATGGACCGTTCCCGCGCCCAGGTGGTCACTGGTTATGTGCCCGGTGGAATCTCGCCGATCGGGCAGAAACATCCCCACCGGGTGTTCCTCGATGAATCCGCCATCCTGCAGGAGACTATCTATATCAGTGCGGGCCGGCGCGGGTGGTCGCTGATCATGGCTCCGGATGATGTGCTGCGCGCCGCCGGTGGGCAGTACGCGGACATCGCTGATCACTGA